A genomic window from Sorex araneus isolate mSorAra2 chromosome 2, mSorAra2.pri, whole genome shotgun sequence includes:
- the LOC129401644 gene encoding patr class I histocompatibility antigen, A-108 alpha chain-like, whose translation MESSLLGGSDSHTLQLMYGCDVGSDGRLLRGYDQYSYDGADYIALNEDLRSWTAAAGTQAWISKSKLEQAGEAEYQRNYLEGRCMQSLRRYLEHGKDTLLRTEAPRSHITHHPFSDQEVTLRCWALGFYPADITLTWQRDGEDLTQDTELVETRPAGDGTFQKWAAVLVPSGEEQRYTCRVQHQGLPEPVTLRWEPPSQPTILTVGIIVGLAILGAVVTGAVVAAVISRRKRSGEKGGQYTQASHLLGL comes from the exons ATGGAGAGCTCCCTGCTA GGCGGGTCAGACTCTCACACCCTCCAGCTGATGTACGGCTGCGACGTGGGGTCCGACGGGCGCCTCCTGCGCGGGTACGACCAATACTCCTACGACGGCGCCGACTACATCGCCCTGAACGAGGACCTGCGctcctggacggcggcggcgggcacgcaGGCTTGGATCAGCAAGAGCAAGTTGGAGCAGGCGGGTGAGGCTGAGTATCAGAGGAACTACCTGGAGGGCAGGTGCATGCAGTCTCTGAGGAGATACCTGGAACACGGGAAGGACACGCTGCTGCGCACAG aagcccccagaagccacatcacccaccaccccttctctgaccaggaggtcaccctgaggtgctgggccctgggcttctaccctgccgacatcaccctgacctggcagcgtgatggggaggacctgacccaggacacagagctggtggagaccaggcctgcaggggatggaaccttccagaagtgggcggctgtgctggtgccttctggagaggagcagagatacacgtgccgtgtgcagcaccaggggctgccggagcctgtcaccctgagatggg agcccccttctcagcctACCATCCTCACTGTGGGCATCATTGTCGGCCTGGCTATCCTCGGGGCTGTGGTCACtggagctgtggtggcagctgtgatcaGCAGGAGGAAGCGCTCAG GTGAGAAAGGAGGACAGTACACTCAGGCT TCCCACCTGCTGGGGCTCTGA